The Chitinophaga caeni genome segment GATCGCAGAATGCGACACTTCCAGCTGCGTAGCCATATCCATTAAGGTAACCGGCTGCTTGGAAGAGAGAATGTAGAAAACGGGGAACCAACTGGCATCGAAAGCCAATCCTTCCTGTTCATAAACCTTATTAACTTCCGATAAGAAATATTCACTCAATCGCCTGAGCCTGCTGCCGAAAATCAAGTATCCTAATGAATGATAAAAACCCATGTGATAAAATTATATAAGCACTTATATATTTTAACAATATTAGGGAATTTTAGGAAAAGTAGCAACAAAAAAAGGTAAGCCCACAGTGAGCTTACCTTAACCAGTTACCTATTTCTATACAAAAAGAAATATTATTATATTTTGTATCCGACCCTATTAGAAGGGATCGTTTACTACTTCTTGGCTTTAGTTTTACTTTTCTTTACATCGAACCAAACCGGGGATTGATCTTCCACATCACCATGGTAATTGATGCACAATTCTTCACCCTTCTTAACTTCCCTACGGGTAATGATACTCATGGTTTCCTTCTCGAAATCCATCTCGTATTCACAATTAGGGTTGTAATCATGGTTGTAAACAGAACAATATCCCAGTGCAATACAGGAGCGGGTTTCCTTTTCACCCCATAAGAAGATATAATTATGAAGAAATGTTTTATCCACTTTATCCGTATCTTTTTTCGACAACACTAATACGGGCGATGTTTCTATCCTGGTGCCAGAAGGAATTATTTCCGTTGCAAAAACGCCTCTTCCTTTTCCTTTGATTTTCTTGATTTGCAAGTATGGTTTTATCATATTGTTCTTTAATGATTCGTAAAATAACATTAAACCAGTTAGTTATCAAAATTTAAGCTGAATTTGTTAGTAAACACCCCCGTAATTATTCCGGGATAACTCTATTTTTGCCGAAAATTCCTCATCATGGTTAATTATAACCCGAAAGATTGGTTTACGTTCATTTTTAGGATTCATAAATCTGATACCATCGAGAAGTTATGGCCAATGTTGATTTCCATGGCTATTTACTCGGGAATCATTTCTTACCTGGAACTGGAAGTATGGCAGTTGAGCGGCAAAGGCGGATTGAGCAACTTATCGTCCATGCACGGTTTACTCGGCTTCGTGATATCATTGTTATTGGTATTCCGTACTAATACCGCTTATGACAGGTGGTGGGAAGGCCGCAAGCAATGGGGAGCATTGGTCAACGATTGCCGCAACTTAGCGATTAAACTCCATGCTATTTTACCGCCCGGCAATCCCGCTAGGGAATTTTTCAGAACCATGATTCCCAATTATGCCTTTGCCTTGAAAAATCACTTGAGGAATATATACCACCCGGCAGACCTGGAAGAGGCCCATGATTTTGAACCAACCGCGGTTTCGCACGATATCCATGTCCCCAATCATCTCGCCGCCAAAATGTTGCAGGAAGTACATACGCTTTACCGCCAAAACATTATTTCAGGCGACCAGTTAATTACCCTTAATAATGATCTAAACACCCTAACCAACGTTTGCGGCGCCTGCGAACGGATCAAGAACACCCCGATCCCGTATTCGTATAGCGCTTTCATTAAAAAATTCATATTCATCTACGTGATGACATTACCTTTTGGTTATGTATTCAGCGTCGGGTATTATATTATTCCAATGTCTGTTTTCATATTCTATGTACTTGCAAGTTTAGAACTGATAGCTGAAGAAATAGAAGACCCTTTCGGCAGGGATGCGAACGACTTACCAACTGAAACTATCAGTAAAAATATCAGGAAACATGTAGGTGAAATTTTATAGTATTTAGTCAACATTGCATCGATCCAGCCTGTTAGTTGTGTTGATAATGACTGCATTTTAGACTTTTGTTCTTATTTTCGCCCACAGGAGAAGGTTTATGGAAAATGAAGTATTACTAGAACAATACCAAGAATTATCGCGCAATGGCGACTATAAAGCCTTGCACACCTACTTGGACGACCAGCTGATTTCAGACATCGTGGAGATCATCGAGGAAGAGCCCGAAGAAGGCGCCAAGATAATCCAGTTGCTGACCATCAGCCGCGCCGCGGCAGCGTTCAGAATACTTGAATTCCCTGAACAAGAGGAAATTATCAAACTGTTACCCGCTCCTAAAATTGCAGAACTCCTCAACGAACTCCCCCCTGATGATAGGACCGCCTTCCTCGGGGAGCTGCCAAGCGCAGCGGTGACCGAGCTGATCAAATTACTCGATCCTGAAGAGAGAAGGATCACCCTATCATTGCTGGGATACCCTGAAACGAGCGTGGGCCGTATCATGACGCCCGATTATATCGCCGTAAAGGAAGATTGGAGCGTGAAAAAAGTATTAGATCATATCCGCATTCACGGGAAAGATAGTGAAACGATCGATGTAATTTATGTTATAGATGACAACGGCGTATTGCTCGATGACTTCAGGATCAGGGAATTTCTCCTCGTGGAGCCGAGTTTGCAGGTGAATGCGCTGATGGATAACCGCTTTGTATCATTAAACGCTAACGAGGAGCAGGAAGAGGCAATCCAGACTTTCCGGATGGAAAACCGTGTAGCCTTGCCCGTGGTAGACGACCAAGGCGTCATGCTAGGCATCGTAACGATTGACGATATGTTATGGATTGCCAATGAAGAACATACAGAGGACGTTCAAAAGATCGGTGGTACCGAAGCGCTGGATGAACCTTACCTTGACATTTCATTATTCCGGCTGATCAAGAAACGCGCCGGATGGTTGATAATATTGTTTTTCGGGGAAATGCTCACCGCGACGGCGATGGCTTTTTTCGAAGACGAGATCGCCAGGGCGGTCGTACTTGCATTATTCGTTCCGCTTATTATTTCGAGCGGAGGTAATAGTGGATCACAAGCCTCTACATTGATTATCCAGGCGATGGCTCTTGGCGAAATAAAGCTGAGCGACTGGTGGCGGGTTATGCGCCGTGAATTAGCCAGCGGCTTTTTCCTTGGAACGATACTCGGCTTAATCGGTTTTATCAGGATCGTAGTATGGAGCTTGATCTTCCATTCTTACGGCGATCATTACATCATGATCGGCATCACGGTAGCGATCACCTTGATGGGTGTTGTTATCTGGGGCACTATTTCCGGCTCCATGCTTCCCATCCTTCTCAAGAAAGCCGGCGCCGACCCGGCCACATCTTCCGCTCCATTCGTTGCCACGCTAGTAGATGTTACAGGGTTAATCATCTATTTCAGTGTCGCATACTCCTTGTTAAACGGCACATTATTATAGTTAAAAATGTACCCATTCCACTTTTGTATCCTTTTGGGAAGGTTTATCTACGATAAAAATATTGCTATAATCATCATCCGCGATATGATCCAAGGGCGCTTTGCCTCCCAAGCTTTTGATAATGGGAATCAAGGTATTACTATGCCCAACTACCAGTAATTTCTTCCCCCAGTCGTGGTGCTTGCTTATTTGCACCAGGAGTCCTTCGCCCGTTGTATCTGCCTGGTAAAAGACGGTATCCAATTTTTTGTATATACGGAGCGAATCCGCGGTTTGTATCGTCCTAACAAAACGTGTCGTATAAATTTTTTGAATGCCGCTATCTTTCAGCAGCCAATACAGGTTGCCGGATCGTTGCATACCTTCTTCCGTGAGGGAACTGTCATATCCCGGGAATTTTTCAGAATGCCGCACCAGGAAAAACTTCCCTGTTAAAAAAGTGGTATCTTCCTGTACAGCAACTTGCACAACTTTCTTCTCACCGTTCTGGCAGGCAGCCAAAGTAAAAATGGCGCCGATCATCATTAAGACCCTTCGCATGATTTGTAGTTTATTATATTGCGTTACAAATTAGACAATTTTAAACTATTCAACCAAAATCTACAGGAATAAACCCCTGTGTCAACAAATCAAACCTTCAATTTAAGAGATAAAGCTATGCAAGTTTACAAACGTTTGCTACTCATCCTTTCCCTGGCGCCCCTTGGTGGACTAAAAGCCCAAATGGCTCCATTGACCGTAGAAAAAATTATGCGGGATCAAAAATGGATCGGGACTTCTCCCGATGGAATCCGCTGGCAGCGAGATAGCAAAGTCATTTACTTTGATTGGAATCCTACGCAATCCGTTTCCGACTCCCTATATTTCGTGAAAGTAAATGATTGGAAACCTCAAATTACACCGGCTATCGAACGCGCTGATGTTAGGGCATATAACTCGGGAAATTACAACCCTGCGAAAACAGCTTACACTTATGCCAAGGATGGTGATATTTTTTATTTAGATCTAAAAAAAGGGAAAACCATCCAGGTTACCCACACTACCGGCTTCGAATTTAATCCCCAGTTTTGTCTTGACGGTGAAAAAATTGTTTACATGTCGCAACAAAACCTTTACGCCTGGGATATTGCGAACGGTACCACATCGCAATTGACCAATTTTGTTTCCAATGCCCCGAAAAGCAGGGAAACCAAGAAGGAAAAGAAAGATAAATCCTCGCAGGAAGATTGGTTGAAAGATCAACAATTGGCATTATTTGATGTGTTAAAAGAAGAAAAAGCGGAGCAAGATGCCCGCGAAGCCTTCATGGAAAGCCTACCCGATAAAAAAGGCATATACCCAATCGCCTATCAAGATCGCACGGTTACCAGGGTGAATATCAGCCCGGATGGTAGGTTCGTGAATTATACCTTGTACCGCGATGCCAAGGACAAAAATACCATGGTGCCTAGCTGGGTAAATGAAAGCGGTTATGTTACAGAAATCAATGCAAGACCCAAGGTCGGCTCTCCGCAAGGAAGTTATGAAACCTTCATCTTTGACCGCGAAAAAGATACTGCTTATGCATTACATGTAACCGATATACCCGGCATTAAGGACATTCCTGCGTACCGTAAAGATTACCCGCAAGATTCCTCGAAACCATCCGCTAGGGGCGTCATTGTAAATGGACCGTTTTACAGTGAAAATGGACAGCGAGCAATTGTCGACATCCGTTCGCAAGACAATAAAGACCGCTGGCTTATGTCAGTAGAATTGGCGACTGGTAAATTACAAACCTTGGACCGGCAACATGATGATGCTTGGATTGCCGGGCCGGGATTGGGTTGGAGCATGGGCGGCGGCAACATCGGTTGGATCGATGAAAACACCTGCTGGTTTCAAAGCGAAGTAAGTGGTTATTCACATTTGTATACATATAATTTCGTTTCAAAGAAGACAAATGCCTTAACCTCGGGCAAATTTGAAGTGCAGGAAGCGAAATTATCGGCTGATAAAAAAACGTTTTACATCACGACCAATGAAGTGCATCCCGGGGAGCAACAATTTTATCATCTCAACATTGCTAACAAGAAGTTAACCAGGATTACCCAAATGACCGGAGCTAATGAAGTGAGTGTTTCTCCGGATGAAAAATGGATTGCCTTCCGTTATTCCTACAGCAATAAACCCTGGGAACTTTACGTACAAGAAAATAAGGCTGGCGCTAAAGCAATACAGGTAACCGGTAAGGCGATGTCGGATGAATTTAAATCCTACCCTTGGCGCGATCCGGAAGTCATAACTTTCCAAGCCAGCGATGGGCAAGAAGTGTACGCAAGATTATACCAACCCGCAACAGGGAAGAAAAATGGAGCAGCTGTAATTTTTGTACACGGCGCCGGTTATTTACAAAACGCCCATAAATGGTGGAGCAGTTACTCCAGGGAATACATGTTCCACAATTTATTGGCAGATCGAGGCTTCACTGTAATTGATGTCGATTACCGCGGCAGCGCCGGTTACGGGCGGGATGTGAGAACGGGCATTTACCGCCATATGGGAGGTAAAGATCTCGATGACCAGGTAGATGCAGCGGCATTGCTCGTTAAAAAATACGGTATCGATCCAAAGCGTATAGGCATTTACGGTGGCAGCTACGGCGGTTTTATAACCTTGATGGCCATGTTTACGAAACCGGGCACATTCGCAGCGGGCGCCGCCTTGCGTTCCGTGACGGATTGGGCGCATTACAACCATGGTTATACTTCCAACATTCTCAATGAACCGCAAACGGACAGCATTGCCTATGCCCGTTCCTCCCCGATCAATTTTGCAGCAGGCCTGCAAGGTAAATTATTGATGTGCCACGGGATGGTAGATACGAATGTTCATTTTCAAGATATCGTTCGCTTGAGCCAACGATTGATTGAATTGGGTAAAGATAATTGGGAATTAGCCGTGTACCCGGTAGAAAATCATGGATTTACCAAGCCTTCCAGCTGGACGGATGAATATAAAAGAATTTTAAAATTATTCGAAGAAACACTTCTGTAATACAATCACTACAAATAACTTATAACAATGGTCCGGATTTTACCGGGCCATTGTTGTTTCATCAATATTATTGTTTACAGGCATCGAAAGTGAGATCCGCCCCAGTTCAAGGATGTTGTTCCTTTACAAGTACAAAAAATCTAAAAACGACTTGACATGGTACCTGGCCGTAAGCGGATTACAACCCGCTAATATCAAGGAGTTCAGCACAAATCAAGATATACAGCAGTTAACTGACATAATTTATGATCCGGGAAAGGCCCTGGCGCCGCAATTTAACAAAGTCTTAAGAAGAACTATTTATGACTTTCGTTATAATACTACCTATTACGGTTACGAGCCGGATTATGTAGAATAGTTTAGTTTAGAATAATTCGTAACTTGTGCAAAATCAATCATACCCAAAGGCATTCCACGCAACCGGGATGCCTTTGGCATTTAATTTTCAATACCCTATTTTTGTACTTTATTACCCTGAATTAGTAGTAAATTCACTCAAGTACATCATTTTGGACATTGAAAACCAGAGAATGTAGTTAGATAATCATTAAAACTCCCAAATTAATTATGTGTGGAATCGTAGCCTACATAGGTCAACGGGAAGCTTATCCCGTGGTATTAAAAGGATTAAAAAGATTAGAATACCGTGGATACGACAGTGCCGGTGTAGCCATTTTGAATGATGCCGGCTTGGAAGTCTACAAGAAGAAAGGAAAGGTCGCGGAGCTAGAAGAGTTTGCCAGCGGTAAAAATATGCATAGCCATATCGCCATTGGCCATACCCGCTGGGCAACCCACGGGGAACCTTCAGATAGAAATGCACACCCCCATAAATCTGCAAGCGGTAAATTGGCCGTAGTCCATAATGGTATCATTGAAAACTATACCCTTCTTAAACAAGAATTAATTAAAAAAGGGCACACATTTAAAAGTGATACCGATACGGAAGTGTTGATCCACTTTATCGAAGAAATTAAGGACAGCAATCAATGCTCGCTTGAAGAGGCAGTAAGAATTGCATTGAAAAGGGTTGTCGGCGCTTACGTGATCGTCATTATTGACGAAGATAATCCCGGCACCTTAATCGCTGCCAGGAAAGGTAGCCCCCTCGTGATCGGCGTAGGGAAAGGCGAACATTTCCTTGCTTCAGATGCGTCCCCGATAGTGGAATACACCAAGGAAGTAGTGTATGTCAATGATTATGAAATCGCGATTATCAAATCCGATGAATTGATCCTAAAAAATATTTCCAACGAGATTCAAACACCTTATATACAAAAACTGGATATCGAACTGGCCGCTATAGAAAAAGGCGGTTACGATCATTTCATGTTGAAAGAAATATTCGAGCAACCCCAAACAATTTATGACAGCTTAAGGGGGCGGCTTGATGCCAAAAAAGGTACACTTACCATGGGTGGTATCCGCGAGTATGCCGATGTTTTAAGTAATGCCAACAGGATCGTAATCGT includes the following:
- a CDS encoding S9 family peptidase, encoding MQVYKRLLLILSLAPLGGLKAQMAPLTVEKIMRDQKWIGTSPDGIRWQRDSKVIYFDWNPTQSVSDSLYFVKVNDWKPQITPAIERADVRAYNSGNYNPAKTAYTYAKDGDIFYLDLKKGKTIQVTHTTGFEFNPQFCLDGEKIVYMSQQNLYAWDIANGTTSQLTNFVSNAPKSRETKKEKKDKSSQEDWLKDQQLALFDVLKEEKAEQDAREAFMESLPDKKGIYPIAYQDRTVTRVNISPDGRFVNYTLYRDAKDKNTMVPSWVNESGYVTEINARPKVGSPQGSYETFIFDREKDTAYALHVTDIPGIKDIPAYRKDYPQDSSKPSARGVIVNGPFYSENGQRAIVDIRSQDNKDRWLMSVELATGKLQTLDRQHDDAWIAGPGLGWSMGGGNIGWIDENTCWFQSEVSGYSHLYTYNFVSKKTNALTSGKFEVQEAKLSADKKTFYITTNEVHPGEQQFYHLNIANKKLTRITQMTGANEVSVSPDEKWIAFRYSYSNKPWELYVQENKAGAKAIQVTGKAMSDEFKSYPWRDPEVITFQASDGQEVYARLYQPATGKKNGAAVIFVHGAGYLQNAHKWWSSYSREYMFHNLLADRGFTVIDVDYRGSAGYGRDVRTGIYRHMGGKDLDDQVDAAALLVKKYGIDPKRIGIYGGSYGGFITLMAMFTKPGTFAAGAALRSVTDWAHYNHGYTSNILNEPQTDSIAYARSSPINFAAGLQGKLLMCHGMVDTNVHFQDIVRLSQRLIELGKDNWELAVYPVENHGFTKPSSWTDEYKRILKLFEETLL
- a CDS encoding SET domain-containing protein, yielding MIKPYLQIKKIKGKGRGVFATEIIPSGTRIETSPVLVLSKKDTDKVDKTFLHNYIFLWGEKETRSCIALGYCSVYNHDYNPNCEYEMDFEKETMSIITRREVKKGEELCINYHGDVEDQSPVWFDVKKSKTKAKK
- the mgtE gene encoding magnesium transporter; its protein translation is MENEVLLEQYQELSRNGDYKALHTYLDDQLISDIVEIIEEEPEEGAKIIQLLTISRAAAAFRILEFPEQEEIIKLLPAPKIAELLNELPPDDRTAFLGELPSAAVTELIKLLDPEERRITLSLLGYPETSVGRIMTPDYIAVKEDWSVKKVLDHIRIHGKDSETIDVIYVIDDNGVLLDDFRIREFLLVEPSLQVNALMDNRFVSLNANEEQEEAIQTFRMENRVALPVVDDQGVMLGIVTIDDMLWIANEEHTEDVQKIGGTEALDEPYLDISLFRLIKKRAGWLIILFFGEMLTATAMAFFEDEIARAVVLALFVPLIISSGGNSGSQASTLIIQAMALGEIKLSDWWRVMRRELASGFFLGTILGLIGFIRIVVWSLIFHSYGDHYIMIGITVAITLMGVVIWGTISGSMLPILLKKAGADPATSSAPFVATLVDVTGLIIYFSVAYSLLNGTLL
- a CDS encoding bestrophin family protein translates to MVNYNPKDWFTFIFRIHKSDTIEKLWPMLISMAIYSGIISYLELEVWQLSGKGGLSNLSSMHGLLGFVISLLLVFRTNTAYDRWWEGRKQWGALVNDCRNLAIKLHAILPPGNPAREFFRTMIPNYAFALKNHLRNIYHPADLEEAHDFEPTAVSHDIHVPNHLAAKMLQEVHTLYRQNIISGDQLITLNNDLNTLTNVCGACERIKNTPIPYSYSAFIKKFIFIYVMTLPFGYVFSVGYYIIPMSVFIFYVLASLELIAEEIEDPFGRDANDLPTETISKNIRKHVGEIL
- a CDS encoding histidine phosphatase family protein, encoding MRRVLMMIGAIFTLAACQNGEKKVVQVAVQEDTTFLTGKFFLVRHSEKFPGYDSSLTEEGMQRSGNLYWLLKDSGIQKIYTTRFVRTIQTADSLRIYKKLDTVFYQADTTGEGLLVQISKHHDWGKKLLVVGHSNTLIPIIKSLGGKAPLDHIADDDYSNIFIVDKPSQKDTKVEWVHF